A genomic region of Mesorhizobium sp. NZP2077 contains the following coding sequences:
- a CDS encoding hemerythrin domain-containing protein gives MSEATNLLLLERKGLPDDLRWLVERYPRENWQGHANVHGVANMWLQRHDMFRELGGMLTKGIGDYREGRLTAPGFAQWFAPRLNHFLGNLDGHHNVEDHHYFPVFARAETRLKRGFEILDADHHTIHEGLERNAEAANAFIKTLQESEDKQRFAADAYADENSRLIAMLTRHLADEEDLIIPLILERGDQALGVD, from the coding sequence ATGTCCGAAGCCACGAATCTTCTGCTTCTCGAACGCAAAGGCCTGCCGGACGATTTGCGCTGGCTGGTCGAAAGATACCCGCGTGAAAATTGGCAGGGCCACGCCAACGTCCACGGTGTCGCCAACATGTGGCTGCAGCGGCACGACATGTTCCGCGAACTCGGCGGCATGCTGACCAAGGGCATCGGCGATTATCGCGAGGGCAGGCTGACAGCGCCTGGCTTCGCGCAATGGTTCGCCCCGCGCCTCAATCATTTTCTCGGCAATCTCGACGGCCACCACAATGTCGAGGACCATCATTACTTTCCGGTCTTCGCCAGGGCAGAGACACGGCTGAAGCGTGGTTTCGAGATTCTCGACGCCGACCACCACACCATCCATGAAGGATTGGAGCGCAATGCCGAGGCGGCCAATGCCTTTATCAAGACGCTTCAGGAGAGCGAGGACAAGCAGCGCTTCGCGGCGGATGCCTATGCCGACGAAAACAGCCGTCTGATCGCCATGCTGACCCGGCATCTTGCCGACGAGGAAGATCTGATCATCCCGCTGATCCTAGAGCGGGGGGATCAAGCTCTCGGCGTAGATTGA
- a CDS encoding DedA family protein yields MTEGIHHFIEQYGLLAVFLGCIAEGESIAILGGFFAHQHVFVLWQTFVAAALGAFLGDTFFFILGRSFADHRYVVRLRRRPGFRRAYRLLNTHPNIFVLSNRYVYGMRLVGGIAAGLSTIPMPRFIILNAISSVIWAVLFSSIGYVFGLGAEHFVGQALLRHERLLIGLGIGLTVAILAWLIARHIAKRERTKES; encoded by the coding sequence ATGACCGAAGGCATCCATCATTTCATCGAACAATACGGGCTGCTTGCCGTCTTCCTGGGTTGCATTGCCGAGGGTGAAAGCATCGCTATCCTTGGCGGCTTCTTCGCCCACCAGCATGTCTTCGTGCTGTGGCAGACCTTTGTCGCGGCCGCCCTCGGCGCTTTCCTCGGCGATACGTTCTTCTTCATCCTGGGCAGAAGTTTCGCCGATCATCGCTATGTCGTCAGGTTGCGCAGGCGGCCTGGCTTTCGCCGCGCCTATCGCCTGCTCAACACCCATCCCAACATCTTCGTGCTGTCGAACCGCTACGTCTACGGCATGCGCCTGGTCGGCGGCATCGCGGCCGGCCTTTCGACCATACCGATGCCGCGCTTCATCATCCTCAACGCCATTTCATCGGTGATCTGGGCCGTGCTGTTCAGCTCGATCGGCTACGTTTTCGGTCTGGGCGCCGAGCACTTCGTCGGCCAGGCCTTGCTGCGCCACGAGCGGTTGCTGATCGGGCTCGGCATCGGCCTGACGGTGGCGATCCTTGCCTGGCTCATCGCTCGCCACATCGCCAAGCGGGAGCGCACCAAGGAGAGCTGA
- a CDS encoding DUF1003 domain-containing protein yields MNKTIDELANRWLKRRPDGLSVLESRVLQSTLERTTITRDTNKAVAFHQTFGDRLADSIARIGGSWSFIVTFLVFLVLWTSGNVWLLSRDAFDPYPFIFLNLVLSMVAALQAPVIMMAQNRQTERDRIDAAHDYEVNLKAEIEIMALHEKLDELRHGQIIGMRDEIVQLTEMVKRIDDRLSQQQSAS; encoded by the coding sequence ATGAACAAGACAATCGATGAGCTGGCGAACCGCTGGCTCAAGCGGCGGCCGGACGGCCTGAGCGTGCTCGAAAGCCGGGTGCTGCAATCAACCCTCGAACGCACCACGATCACTCGCGACACCAACAAGGCCGTCGCCTTTCACCAGACCTTCGGCGACCGGCTCGCCGACTCGATCGCCCGCATCGGCGGCTCATGGTCGTTCATCGTGACCTTCCTCGTCTTTCTGGTCCTGTGGACATCAGGCAATGTCTGGCTCCTGTCGCGCGATGCCTTCGATCCCTACCCGTTCATCTTCCTCAACCTTGTGTTGTCGATGGTCGCTGCCCTGCAGGCGCCGGTGATCATGATGGCGCAGAATCGCCAGACCGAGCGCGACCGCATCGATGCCGCCCACGATTATGAGGTCAATCTGAAGGCCGAGATCGAGATCATGGCACTGCACGAAAAGCTGGATGAACTGCGCCACGGCCAGATCATCGGCATGCGCGATGAAATCGTGCAGCTGACCGAGATGGTCAAACGGATCGATGACAGGCTGTCCCAACAGCAGTCCGCTTCATGA
- a CDS encoding DNA-3-methyladenine glycosylase I: protein MADFKKIRLRAAKRKGGEAELLTLLGPVPDNAAVADIPDDRILSTMAERVFAAGFVWRVIEQKWPGFEEAFLRFEPKRLLFQPDDFWHDLASDQRIVRNPQKIRSVRDNAAFVERVSKEHGGFGEFLANWPADDQVGLMAYLGKHGSRLGGNTGQYFLRWLGWDAFVISADMAAALRDAGLDIAESPTSKKDLDKIQAQINQWVADTRLPRRHISRILAMSIGENHSPQSLREYMGDD from the coding sequence ATGGCCGATTTCAAGAAAATTCGTCTGCGCGCGGCAAAACGCAAGGGCGGCGAGGCGGAGCTTTTGACACTGCTGGGGCCGGTGCCTGACAACGCAGCAGTGGCCGACATCCCGGACGATCGCATACTATCGACCATGGCCGAGCGGGTCTTTGCCGCCGGTTTCGTCTGGCGCGTCATCGAACAGAAATGGCCTGGTTTCGAGGAGGCGTTTCTGCGCTTCGAGCCGAAGCGGCTGTTGTTCCAGCCTGATGATTTCTGGCACGATCTGGCTTCCGACCAGCGCATTGTGCGCAACCCGCAGAAGATCAGATCCGTGCGCGACAACGCTGCTTTCGTCGAACGCGTCTCTAAGGAGCATGGCGGCTTTGGCGAATTCCTCGCCAACTGGCCAGCCGACGACCAGGTCGGACTGATGGCCTATCTCGGCAAGCATGGCAGTCGGCTGGGCGGCAACACCGGCCAGTATTTCCTGCGCTGGCTGGGCTGGGATGCCTTCGTGATTTCGGCCGACATGGCGGCAGCCCTTCGCGATGCAGGCCTCGACATCGCCGAAAGCCCGACCTCGAAGAAGGACCTCGACAAGATCCAGGCCCAGATTAACCAATGGGTGGCGGACACGAGGCTGCCGCGCCGGCACATCTCTCGTATCCTGGCGATGTCGATTGGCGAGAACCATTCGCCGCAGTCGCTGCGCGAATATATGGGCGACGACTGA
- a CDS encoding NAD+ synthase: protein MTKKLDILRIAIAQLNPTVGDVAGNLAKARGARADAARQGADLVLYTELFLAGYPPEDLVLKPAFLKACEKAAQDFAADTADGGPGVIIGTPLKRKSGTHNSIIVADGGKILAERYKLDLPNYGEFDEKRVFQPGPELQGPVNFRGVRLGIPICEDIWGDVAVCETLAESGAEILLVPNGSPYYRAKIDMRHQVVIKQVIECGLPMIYANQLGGQDELIFDGASFAIGADRTLAFQMSQFEDAVDVTTWKREDDGWACSEGPMSKIPEREEADYRACMLGLRDYVNKNGFKNVVLGLSGGIDSAICAALAVDALGEERLRAVMMPYRYTSKDSLKDAEDCARALGCRYDIVPIFEPVEGFMHALTQLFEGTKEGITEENLQSRARGTILMAISNKFGSMVVTTGNKSEMSVGYATLYGDMNGGFNPIKDLYKMQVYALSRWRNSHVPPGALGPSGEVIPKNIIDKAPSAELRENQTDQDSLPPYPVLDDILECLVENEMGVDDIVARGHDRATVTRIEHLLYIAEYKRRQAAPGVKITRKNFGRDRRYPITNRFRDRG from the coding sequence ATGACCAAGAAGCTCGACATCCTGCGCATCGCAATCGCCCAGCTCAATCCGACTGTCGGCGACGTCGCCGGCAATCTCGCCAAGGCGCGCGGGGCGAGGGCGGATGCCGCGCGGCAGGGCGCCGATCTCGTGCTTTACACCGAGCTTTTCCTTGCCGGTTATCCGCCGGAGGATCTGGTGTTGAAGCCGGCCTTCCTGAAAGCCTGCGAAAAGGCGGCTCAGGACTTTGCTGCGGATACCGCGGATGGCGGGCCGGGGGTCATTATCGGCACGCCGCTGAAGCGCAAGAGCGGCACGCACAATTCGATCATCGTCGCCGATGGCGGCAAGATCCTGGCTGAGCGCTACAAGCTCGATTTGCCGAACTATGGCGAATTCGATGAAAAGCGCGTCTTCCAGCCTGGGCCGGAACTGCAGGGACCGGTGAACTTCCGCGGCGTGCGGCTGGGCATCCCGATCTGCGAGGACATCTGGGGCGATGTTGCGGTCTGCGAGACGCTGGCCGAGAGCGGTGCCGAAATCCTGCTGGTGCCCAACGGTTCGCCCTATTATCGCGCCAAGATCGACATGCGCCATCAGGTCGTCATCAAGCAGGTCATCGAGTGCGGCCTGCCGATGATCTACGCCAACCAGCTTGGCGGCCAGGACGAGCTGATCTTCGACGGCGCGTCGTTCGCCATCGGCGCCGACAGGACCTTGGCTTTCCAGATGAGCCAGTTCGAGGACGCGGTCGACGTCACCACCTGGAAACGAGAGGATGATGGTTGGGCCTGCTCGGAAGGGCCGATGTCGAAAATCCCCGAGCGGGAGGAGGCCGACTATCGCGCCTGCATGCTGGGCCTGCGCGACTACGTCAACAAGAACGGCTTCAAGAATGTCGTGCTCGGCCTGTCCGGCGGCATCGATTCGGCGATCTGCGCGGCCCTTGCCGTCGACGCGCTCGGCGAGGAGCGGCTGCGCGCTGTCATGATGCCCTACCGCTACACCTCGAAGGATTCGCTCAAGGACGCCGAGGACTGCGCCCGCGCGCTCGGCTGCCGCTATGACATCGTGCCGATCTTCGAGCCTGTTGAAGGTTTTATGCATGCGCTGACGCAGCTTTTCGAAGGCACCAAGGAAGGCATCACCGAGGAAAACCTACAGAGCCGCGCGCGCGGCACCATCCTGATGGCGATCTCCAACAAGTTCGGCTCGATGGTGGTCACGACAGGCAACAAGAGCGAAATGTCGGTCGGCTATGCCACGCTCTATGGCGACATGAATGGCGGCTTCAATCCGATCAAGGACCTCTACAAGATGCAGGTCTATGCGCTGTCGCGCTGGCGCAACAGCCATGTGCCGCCGGGCGCGCTCGGGCCTTCGGGCGAGGTGATCCCGAAGAACATCATCGACAAGGCGCCGTCGGCCGAATTGCGCGAAAACCAGACCGACCAGGATTCGCTGCCGCCCTATCCGGTGCTGGACGACATCCTCGAATGCCTGGTCGAGAACGAGATGGGCGTCGACGACATCGTCGCACGCGGCCATGACCGGGCGACGGTGACGCGCATCGAGCATCTGCTCTACATCGCCGAGTACAAGCGCCGGCAGGCAGCGCCGGGCGTGAAGATCACCCGGAAGAACTTTGGCCGCGACCGCCGCTATCCCATCACCAACCGTTTCAGGGATCGCGGATAG
- a CDS encoding SPFH domain-containing protein: MFISYFKGTPEYHIVRFKNGKVREQGRGISFWYGTLGTTIAMVPVTSLDNPFIFTETTANFQDLAIQGSVSYRIVDPVKAAEGFDFSARLSKSDVAGDGREKIAERLVLAIQSRARAVVSSMTLEQALAEVTKLVTIAIADQKAYLVVP, encoded by the coding sequence ATGTTCATCAGTTATTTCAAGGGAACGCCTGAATACCACATCGTCCGCTTCAAGAACGGCAAGGTCCGGGAGCAGGGGCGCGGCATCAGCTTCTGGTACGGCACATTGGGCACGACCATCGCCATGGTGCCGGTGACGTCGCTCGACAACCCGTTCATCTTCACCGAAACAACCGCCAACTTCCAGGATCTAGCGATCCAGGGGTCGGTCAGCTACCGCATCGTCGATCCGGTCAAGGCGGCGGAAGGTTTTGACTTCAGCGCCAGGCTCAGCAAGTCCGACGTTGCCGGCGACGGCCGCGAGAAGATCGCCGAACGCCTCGTGCTTGCCATCCAGAGCCGGGCGCGGGCAGTGGTGTCGAGCATGACGCTGGAACAGGCGCTCGCGGAGGTGACCAAGCTCGTGACGATCGCGATTGCCGATCAGAAGGCCTATCTCGTCGTGCCGTAG
- a CDS encoding ABC transporter ATP-binding protein, producing MARFKIDLRASAFRSVLGFTLTHWRRQPWRLSLIMGGFLLSTLADVLTPLYSGRLVDAVASSAGADAVAWNAAMTAFFILLALALTGLVLRNLAFMGIVELTLKMMADIAADAFHRVQRFSTDWHANSFAGSTVRKVTRGMWALDLLNDTILIALLPSVVMLVGSTLLLGWFWPLMGVVVAAGSVLFIMVTAMLSLGYVAPAARLANTWDTRLGGSLADAVSCNAVVKGFGAEEREEHRLAKVVAKWRARTRRTWVRGTINGTTQGALLLVMRAAVIGLALLLWSWGQASAGDVAFVLTSFFVLQGYLRDIGTHIRNLQRSINDMEELVDFQSEPLGIEDRPGAKPIRITQGAINFDNVTFHYGNHRSPLYRDFSVDIAPGERVGLVGHSGSGKTTFVKLIQRLYDVNAGKILIDGQDISQVAQASLRGQIAIVQQEPILFHRSLAENIAYARPSATQAEIEHAAKLASAHDFITSLPKGYGTLVGERGVKLSGGERQRVAIARAFLADARILILDEATSSLDSESEVLIQQAMERLMVGRTTLVIAHRLSTVRALDRLLVFDRGNIVEEGSHDELIRLKGGIYRRLFERQALELTKGLVI from the coding sequence ATGGCTCGTTTCAAGATCGATTTGCGCGCAAGCGCCTTTCGCAGCGTTCTTGGTTTCACGCTCACCCATTGGCGGCGTCAGCCCTGGCGGCTTTCACTGATCATGGGTGGTTTCCTGCTGTCGACGCTGGCCGACGTTTTGACGCCGCTCTATTCCGGCCGGCTGGTTGACGCCGTCGCCAGCAGCGCCGGCGCGGACGCCGTCGCCTGGAATGCCGCGATGACGGCGTTCTTCATCCTTTTGGCGCTAGCCCTGACCGGCCTCGTGCTGCGCAACCTGGCGTTCATGGGGATCGTCGAGCTGACGCTGAAGATGATGGCCGACATTGCCGCCGACGCCTTCCATCGCGTCCAGCGGTTTTCCACCGACTGGCACGCCAACTCGTTTGCCGGCTCGACCGTGCGCAAGGTGACGCGCGGCATGTGGGCGCTCGACCTGCTCAACGACACCATCCTGATTGCGCTTTTGCCGTCGGTCGTCATGCTCGTCGGCTCGACGCTGCTGCTCGGCTGGTTCTGGCCGCTGATGGGGGTGGTCGTGGCCGCCGGTTCGGTACTGTTCATCATGGTGACGGCGATGCTGTCGCTTGGCTATGTCGCGCCGGCGGCAAGGCTCGCCAACACCTGGGACACGCGCCTCGGCGGTTCGCTCGCCGACGCGGTGAGCTGCAATGCCGTGGTCAAGGGCTTTGGCGCCGAGGAGCGCGAGGAGCACCGCCTTGCCAAGGTGGTCGCCAAATGGCGGGCGCGCACGCGGCGCACCTGGGTGCGCGGCACCATCAACGGCACCACGCAAGGGGCGTTGCTGCTGGTCATGCGCGCCGCGGTGATCGGCCTGGCGCTGCTGCTGTGGTCGTGGGGGCAGGCGAGCGCCGGCGACGTCGCCTTTGTGCTGACCTCGTTCTTCGTGCTGCAGGGCTATCTCAGGGATATCGGCACGCATATCCGCAATTTGCAGCGTTCGATCAACGACATGGAGGAACTGGTCGATTTCCAGTCCGAACCGCTCGGCATCGAGGACCGGCCCGGCGCCAAGCCGATCCGGATCACGCAAGGGGCCATCAACTTCGACAACGTCACCTTCCATTACGGCAATCACCGGTCGCCGCTCTATCGCGACTTTTCGGTCGATATCGCGCCGGGAGAACGGGTCGGGCTCGTCGGCCACTCCGGGTCGGGCAAGACGACTTTCGTCAAGCTCATCCAGCGGCTCTATGACGTGAATGCGGGCAAGATCCTGATCGACGGCCAGGACATCTCGCAGGTCGCGCAAGCGTCGCTGCGCGGGCAGATCGCCATCGTCCAGCAGGAGCCGATCCTGTTCCATCGGTCGCTGGCCGAGAACATCGCCTATGCCAGGCCGAGCGCGACGCAGGCGGAGATCGAACACGCCGCGAAGCTGGCGAGTGCGCACGACTTCATCACCAGCCTGCCGAAGGGTTATGGCACGCTGGTTGGTGAACGCGGTGTGAAACTGTCGGGCGGCGAGCGTCAGCGTGTGGCGATCGCGCGCGCTTTCCTGGCCGATGCGCGCATCCTGATCCTGGACGAGGCGACATCGAGCCTCGATTCGGAATCGGAGGTGCTGATCCAGCAGGCGATGGAACGGCTGATGGTCGGCCGCACGACGCTGGTGATCGCGCACCGGCTGTCGACGGTGCGGGCGCTCGACCGGTTGTTGGTCTTCGACCGCGGGAACATCGTCGAGGAGGGCTCGCATGACGAGCTGATCCGGCTGAAGGGCGGCATCTACCGCCGCCTGTTCGAGCGCCAGGCGCTCGAGCTGACCAAGGGGCTGGTCATCTGA
- the gltX gene encoding glutamate--tRNA ligase — protein sequence MTVTVRFAPSPTGRIHIGNARTALFNWLFALNNKGRFIQRFDDTDIARSKQEFADAILYDLHWLGIFPDATEYQSRRFEVYDAEVERLKAEGVLYACYETPEELDLRRKVRRTRGLPPVYGREALTLTREQVAEYQADGRRPHWRFLLPNFSGDPQQPERTEVHWNDLVRGEETVDLASLSDPVLVREDGTYLYTLPSVVDDIEMGVSHVIRGDDHVTNTGVQIVLFKALGAEAPVFGHHNLLTTVSGEGLSKRTGALSIESLREDGIEPMAVASLAVLVGTSENVAAAHDLTELAGHFDPAATSKSSAKFDPDELFVLNRVLLHHMPFDEARDRLMVLGISGEQAEPFWLAVRGNLDRLADAVGWWRILREGPQDRPEFSDDDRGFLGHAFDLLPEEPWNGTVWKDWTGKIREATGRKGKGLFMPLRLALTGLPSGPELADLLPLMGREGTLARRP from the coding sequence ATGACAGTTACCGTTCGTTTCGCCCCATCACCGACCGGCCGTATCCATATCGGCAATGCGCGCACCGCTCTGTTCAACTGGCTGTTTGCGCTTAACAACAAGGGCCGCTTCATCCAGCGCTTCGACGATACCGACATCGCCCGCTCTAAGCAGGAATTCGCCGACGCCATCCTCTACGACCTGCATTGGCTGGGCATTTTTCCCGATGCAACCGAGTATCAGTCGCGGCGCTTCGAGGTCTACGACGCGGAAGTCGAGCGGCTGAAGGCGGAGGGCGTTCTCTATGCCTGTTACGAAACCCCGGAGGAACTCGATCTCCGGCGAAAAGTGCGCCGTACGCGCGGCCTGCCACCGGTCTATGGCCGCGAGGCGTTGACGCTGACGCGAGAGCAGGTCGCCGAATACCAGGCTGACGGGCGCCGGCCGCACTGGCGCTTCCTGTTGCCCAATTTCTCGGGCGATCCGCAGCAGCCGGAGCGCACCGAGGTCCACTGGAACGATCTGGTGCGCGGCGAGGAAACGGTCGATCTCGCTTCGCTCTCGGATCCGGTCCTGGTGCGCGAGGACGGCACCTATCTCTACACGCTGCCGTCGGTCGTCGATGACATCGAGATGGGCGTCAGCCACGTCATCCGTGGTGACGACCATGTCACCAACACCGGCGTGCAGATCGTGCTGTTCAAAGCGCTGGGCGCTGAGGCGCCGGTCTTCGGCCACCACAATCTTTTGACCACCGTCTCGGGCGAGGGGCTGTCGAAGCGCACCGGCGCGCTCTCCATCGAGAGCCTGCGCGAGGATGGCATCGAGCCGATGGCCGTTGCTTCGCTGGCCGTGCTGGTTGGCACCTCGGAGAACGTCGCGGCCGCGCATGATCTGACCGAACTCGCCGGCCATTTCGACCCCGCCGCGACCTCGAAATCATCGGCTAAGTTCGATCCGGACGAACTGTTCGTGCTCAACCGCGTGCTGCTGCACCATATGCCGTTCGACGAGGCACGGGACAGGCTGATGGTGCTAGGCATCTCCGGCGAACAGGCCGAGCCGTTCTGGCTGGCGGTGCGCGGCAATCTCGACCGGCTTGCCGACGCGGTGGGCTGGTGGCGGATCCTGCGCGAGGGCCCGCAGGACAGACCGGAGTTCTCCGATGATGATCGTGGGTTCCTCGGACATGCGTTCGATCTGCTGCCTGAAGAGCCATGGAACGGCACGGTCTGGAAGGATTGGACCGGCAAGATCAGGGAAGCGACCGGCCGCAAGGGCAAAGGGCTGTTCATGCCCCTCAGGCTTGCGCTTACTGGACTGCCTTCGGGGCCGGAGCTTGCAGATTTATTGCCGCTGATGGGTCGGGAAGGAACGTTGGCCCGACGACCCTGA
- a CDS encoding DUF2865 domain-containing protein, with the protein MTSGGLKRAHAAMLLGLLLSGATITESQAASRVCLQLEADLAAASRGGSGGPAMVRKYDAAIDRQREQISKARDQASNSSCGFSLFSRNINRCAGLNATIDRMNANLDSLQAKRAQLAGGGSRRDRGRILAALDANGCRDDTAPRRAPVQEADRGEEDGNANLFDQLFGNGSQPSDTLDQPEEPGGERNVRRVLNLPGIPDFPGTGGEFHTSCVRTCDGYFFPMSNAASVGDFERDQKNCESSCPGTEMQVFYSRGMDDDSAAMTSSVTGKPYSELPTAYLYKQSNMSRPPACGCNAAQNFQIIGGNPPNRQQSQPETDAAPFVPMPASKPDPGADPETLANRDGGLDREAIKRLSAKPVTSPVSALPPEQRKVRVVGPTFLPDPSAAINLQAPAPKAVQ; encoded by the coding sequence ATGACAAGCGGAGGGTTGAAGCGGGCGCATGCTGCCATGCTGCTTGGTCTCCTGCTGTCCGGCGCCACCATCACCGAGTCTCAGGCTGCCTCACGCGTCTGCCTTCAGCTGGAGGCCGATCTTGCCGCGGCTTCGCGCGGCGGTAGCGGTGGCCCGGCAATGGTCCGGAAATACGACGCCGCGATCGACCGGCAACGCGAACAGATCTCGAAGGCCCGCGACCAGGCGAGCAACTCCAGTTGCGGGTTTTCGCTGTTTTCCCGCAACATCAATCGATGCGCCGGACTCAACGCCACCATCGACCGCATGAACGCCAATCTCGACAGTCTGCAGGCCAAGCGCGCCCAGCTCGCCGGTGGCGGATCACGTCGCGACCGTGGCCGCATCCTGGCCGCGCTCGATGCCAATGGCTGCCGCGACGACACTGCGCCACGCCGCGCACCAGTGCAGGAAGCAGACCGTGGCGAAGAAGACGGCAACGCAAACCTGTTCGACCAGCTTTTCGGCAACGGCAGCCAGCCGAGCGACACACTTGACCAGCCGGAGGAGCCCGGCGGGGAACGCAATGTCCGCCGCGTCCTGAACCTGCCCGGCATTCCGGACTTTCCGGGCACCGGCGGCGAGTTCCACACCAGCTGCGTGCGCACCTGCGACGGCTATTTCTTTCCGATGTCGAACGCAGCCTCGGTCGGCGACTTCGAGCGCGATCAGAAGAATTGCGAATCGAGCTGCCCCGGCACCGAGATGCAGGTCTTCTATTCGCGCGGCATGGACGACGATTCGGCCGCGATGACGTCATCGGTTACCGGCAAGCCTTACAGCGAATTGCCGACCGCCTATCTCTACAAGCAATCCAACATGTCGCGGCCGCCGGCCTGCGGCTGCAACGCCGCGCAGAACTTCCAGATCATTGGCGGTAACCCGCCAAACCGGCAGCAGTCGCAGCCGGAAACGGACGCAGCACCCTTCGTTCCCATGCCGGCCTCGAAGCCCGATCCGGGCGCCGACCCGGAAACGCTGGCCAATAGGGACGGCGGGCTCGACCGCGAGGCCATCAAGCGGCTTTCCGCCAAGCCGGTGACGTCGCCCGTGTCGGCCCTGCCGCCGGAACAGCGCAAGGTCAGGGTCGTCGGGCCAACGTTCCTTCCCGACCCATCAGCGGCAATAAATCTGCAAGCTCCGGCCCCGAAGGCAGTCCAGTAA